The nucleotide sequence ACGGCGAGGGCGGCCTCGGTGAAGTCGACGGGGTCGCGGGTGAACTGGACGTAGCCCTCGCCGCGCTCGGTGAAGTTGCGCCGCGTGCGCGTCCGACCCCAGGTGCGCGCGCGGACCGGGTCGGGACTGTCTGCAGTGGCGTGTAACCCCAGTGCTGCGACGTTCCAGCGCCCGTTCGGCCCGGGCGTCGTCACGACCGATTCGGTGACGCCGCGGAGTTCGACCGGCCAGGACACGTCAGACCACCAGCCCGCGCTCGAGGGCGACGAACAGGCCGCCGGCGACGAGGTCGGCCGTCGTGCCGGGGTTGATCCCGCGCTCGACCAGCTCGTCGGCCAGTTCCTCGGGGTCTTCCTCGCCGTCGCGGGCCGCCCGGGCGCGCCGGCGGACCTCCTCGGCGGTCTCGCGGTCGTGGGTCGTCACGACGAAGGTGTCCACCTCCGCTGCGAGCGCCGCGAGGTATGCCGCGGCGGCGCGGTCGGTGACCGGGCCCGACCCCTCCCGGATGCGGTCGGCGGTCCGGAAGGTGCGCTCGAACCCCTCCGTGTACTCGCGGGCGATGCCGTCCCCGGGCGCGCTCTCGGCCATCACGTCCGAAAGCGTCAGCCCGCGCTCGCGCAGTTCGGGGGCGGCGTCCCCGCCCCGGCGCACGTCGGGCAGCGCCAGGTCATCCGGGGGGTCGTCGACCGCGACGTCGACGTGCTCGAACGCGCGGTAGAAGCCGACGGCGTCCTCGACGCCCGTCCGGCCGACGACCGCCCGGGCGCTCTCGGGAGTCAGGTCGCCCGCGGCGGCCGCCCGGACCAGCGGCACCACGAGCAGGACCGCGCCGAACTGGGTGTTCCCGCCGGTCTGGCCGCTCATCCCCGCGACCGCGCGCTCGAATGCCTCGCCGACCGGCGCGCCCTCCGCCGCGCGGTCCAGTCCCTCACGGGCCCCGACCGCGCCGGCGACGAAGTGCTCGAAGCGGAGGTCGTCGTGGTCGCGGTGACGGTCGACGTTGCCCGGCTTGGGCGTACTGGAGACCTCCAGCAGCAGGGCCAGCTGGGCGTTCTCGGCGGTCGACCGGCGCACCGTGTCGGTCACGGCCCCGCCTCCTCCCCCCGCTGGCGGGCTCGCGGGTGGACCTCCAGGCTCGGGCGCTCGGAGAAGGTCTCGACCGCGCGCCGCACGCTCGCGAGCACGTCCAGGTCGTCGCTGGCCCGGCCGACGCTGACCGCGTCCGCGCCGTACCGGAGGTACTCCTCGACGCTCGCGCGGTCGCGGACGCCGTTGTTCGCCACGACCGCCGTCCCGGGTCCGACCGCCGACACGACGTCCGCGACGACGGGCTCGGAGTCCATCGCGTCCACGTGGACCAGGTCCGCGCCGGCGTCCGCCGCCTGCCCGCAGACCGCGGGCAGGTCGACGCCCTCGACCTCGGTCCGGACCTTCACGCTCGTCGTCGCGCCGGCCTCGCCGGCCGCGCGGACCTGCTCGCAGAGCCGGTCTGCGTCCCGGAGGAGGGCGTGGCCCGCCCCGGCCGCGCACATCTCGTCCTGGCGGCAGTGAGCGTTGACCTCGATGATGGCGCCGTGGTCGCGACAGACCGCCCCGACCGCCCGGAGCGGGTCGGCCGTCCCGCTCCGGACGTTGACCGCCGGACGGAGGTCCGCGCCGTCGAGCGCGTCGAACTGCTCGTCGACGAAGGCCACCGGGTCCGGGGGGAGGAACTCCGA is from Salinirussus salinus and encodes:
- a CDS encoding tRNA-dihydrouridine synthase, yielding MTAPFDPPVALASLSGEADAAWARAAEAHVGCAFLGGIALDRATRAAAREMVDRDRSEFLPPDPVAFVDEQFDALDGADLRPAVNVRSGTADPLRAVGAVCRDHGAIIEVNAHCRQDEMCAAGAGHALLRDADRLCEQVRAAGEAGATTSVKVRTEVEGVDLPAVCGQAADAGADLVHVDAMDSEPVVADVVSAVGPGTAVVANNGVRDRASVEEYLRYGADAVSVGRASDDLDVLASVRRAVETFSERPSLEVHPRARQRGEEAGP
- a CDS encoding triphosphoribosyl-dephospho-CoA synthase, whose protein sequence is MTDTVRRSTAENAQLALLLEVSSTPKPGNVDRHRDHDDLRFEHFVAGAVGAREGLDRAAEGAPVGEAFERAVAGMSGQTGGNTQFGAVLLVVPLVRAAAAGDLTPESARAVVGRTGVEDAVGFYRAFEHVDVAVDDPPDDLALPDVRRGGDAAPELRERGLTLSDVMAESAPGDGIAREYTEGFERTFRTADRIREGSGPVTDRAAAAYLAALAAEVDTFVVTTHDRETAEEVRRRARAARDGEEDPEELADELVERGINPGTTADLVAGGLFVALERGLVV